In Arthrobacter burdickii, one DNA window encodes the following:
- the rpsT gene encoding 30S ribosomal protein S20 gives MANIKSQKKRILTNEKARQRNNSVKSELKTAIRAVNTAVEGADKDAAATALQAASRKLDKAVSKGVLHKNNAANRKSAISKKVNAL, from the coding sequence GTGGCAAATATCAAGTCCCAGAAGAAGCGCATCCTCACCAACGAAAAGGCGAGGCAGCGCAACAACTCGGTCAAGTCCGAGCTCAAGACCGCCATCCGCGCCGTGAACACGGCCGTCGAGGGCGCTGACAAGGACGCTGCCGCTACGGCTCTGCAGGCAGCCAGCCGCAAGCTCGACAAGGCTGTGAGCAAGGGTGTGCTGCACAAGAACAACGCAGCGAACCGCAAGTCCGCGATCTCCAAGAAGGTCAACGCGCTCTAG
- a CDS encoding type II toxin-antitoxin system PemK/MazF family toxin translates to MAFTVRSLLSLAVRVVRAASASPPEAPRRGAKRTRAPGSAAPAATRRTTGRRQEALLAYSPSSDGKPDPGEIVWTWVPYEDDPAQGKDRPVLLIGRDGGDLLGLMLTSRDRNNARDHDERYVDIGTGAWDRQGRPSEVKVDRLLRIPPADIRREGAVLPRRRFEQVLAAMPDHLLA, encoded by the coding sequence ATGGCGTTCACGGTCCGCTCCCTCCTGTCCCTCGCGGTTCGCGTCGTCCGGGCGGCTAGCGCGTCGCCCCCGGAGGCACCCCGCCGCGGTGCGAAGCGCACCCGGGCACCCGGTTCCGCAGCCCCCGCCGCCACGCGCAGGACGACGGGTCGCCGGCAGGAAGCGCTGCTCGCCTATTCACCCTCGAGTGACGGCAAGCCCGACCCGGGCGAGATCGTCTGGACGTGGGTGCCCTACGAGGATGACCCGGCGCAGGGGAAGGACCGCCCGGTGCTCCTCATCGGGCGCGACGGCGGTGACCTGCTGGGCCTGATGCTGACGAGCCGGGACCGGAACAACGCCCGCGACCACGACGAGCGGTACGTCGATATCGGCACGGGAGCCTGGGACCGGCAGGGACGGCCGAGCGAGGTGAAGGTCGACCGCCTCCTGCGGATCCCGCCGGCGGACATCAGGCGCGAGGGCGCAGTCCTGCCCCGCCGGCGCTTCGAACAGGTGCTCGCAGCGATGCCCGATCACCTGCTGGCGTAG
- a CDS encoding low molecular weight phosphatase family protein, whose product MSFKADKPFVLFVCVKNGGKSQMAAGLMDRVAGDSVTTASAGSKPGSAVNDLSAQVLGEVGVDISRNVPRQITVEDQERADLVVILGPEAQVDEVEGTLYERWDTDEPSERDIDGIDRMRLIRDDILERVTDLHAALTTR is encoded by the coding sequence GTGAGCTTCAAGGCCGACAAGCCCTTCGTCCTGTTCGTCTGCGTGAAGAACGGAGGCAAGTCCCAGATGGCCGCAGGCCTCATGGACAGGGTCGCCGGTGACTCCGTGACCACCGCTTCTGCCGGATCGAAGCCGGGTTCCGCGGTCAACGACCTCTCCGCTCAGGTCCTGGGCGAGGTAGGGGTCGACATCAGCCGGAACGTCCCCCGGCAGATCACCGTCGAGGACCAGGAGCGGGCGGACCTCGTCGTCATCCTCGGCCCCGAGGCGCAGGTCGACGAGGTCGAGGGCACCCTGTATGAGCGATGGGACACCGACGAGCCCAGCGAGCGCGACATCGACGGGATCGACCGGATGCGCCTGATCCGCGACGACATCCTCGAACGGGTCACCGACCTTCACGCCGCCCTCACCACCCGATAA
- a CDS encoding ComEC/Rec2 family competence protein yields the protein MAMCDVGQGDGIVVRTTAGHALVVDAGPDPDAMDRCLDHLEVDVIDALVITHLHDDHYGGVVRAIRGRALTALYYSTSEESPPREVTEAAAAAGLEAERLTSSTTLDLPQIQVDVLWPTGDTVPSEENNASAVLDVVVPTPDRSVTLLLTGDIEEDAAAALLAAEPALAEGGVDILKIAHHGARNGGTAVLEAIAPSLALISVGEDNDYGHPHPVIIDALARLGIATARTDELGSFTVEVVGDTVEVRTLR from the coding sequence ATGGCGATGTGCGATGTCGGCCAGGGAGACGGCATCGTCGTCAGGACGACGGCCGGCCATGCGCTGGTCGTGGACGCAGGACCGGATCCCGACGCCATGGACAGGTGCCTGGACCACCTGGAGGTCGACGTGATCGACGCGCTCGTCATCACTCATCTGCACGACGATCACTACGGCGGCGTCGTGAGGGCCATTCGGGGAAGGGCCCTCACGGCCCTCTACTACTCGACGAGCGAGGAGAGCCCGCCCCGCGAGGTGACTGAGGCTGCAGCCGCCGCCGGACTGGAGGCCGAGCGCCTGACCAGCTCGACGACTCTCGACCTCCCCCAGATCCAGGTCGACGTCCTCTGGCCGACAGGGGACACCGTTCCGTCGGAGGAGAACAACGCCAGCGCCGTCCTCGACGTCGTCGTGCCGACGCCGGACCGGTCCGTGACGCTGCTGCTCACCGGAGATATCGAGGAGGACGCTGCCGCCGCCCTGCTGGCCGCCGAGCCGGCACTGGCCGAGGGGGGAGTGGACATCCTCAAGATCGCCCATCACGGAGCCAGGAACGGCGGCACGGCGGTGCTGGAAGCGATCGCTCCCAGCCTCGCGCTCATCTCCGTGGGTGAGGACAACGACTACGGGCACCCCCACCCGGTCATCATCGACGCCCTCGCCCGCCTGGGTATTGCCACAGCCAGGACGGACGAGCTCGGGTCGTTCACCGTGGAGGTCGTCGGGGACACGGTCGAAGTCCGCACCCTCCGGTAG
- the holA gene encoding DNA polymerase III subunit delta yields MATRSPAGRSSGSNQQPASWREARPAAVMLLSGPEDYLASKVSESIRAQVRTAQPGAELVTFDAGSYEAGTLTMHASPSLFGDWKVIEVAGLAQMNDAFLVDALAYLTDPAPDVVLVMRHSGGNRGKKLLDAIKAVGTVIDCQPLKKDGEKAEFVTTEFRLARRRIDPDAVRALVAAVGSQLPELAAACQQLMADSAGDVSAETVEKYYGGRVEATGFKVADAALAGRTAQALSMLRHALATGADPVPIVAALAMKVRAVAKVHGVRGSSMQLAKDLGMAPWQVDQARKEAQRFSSDALARSIRALAEADAQVKGESRDPVYAVERAVTVIALGDG; encoded by the coding sequence GTGGCAACAAGATCACCCGCCGGCCGCAGCAGCGGCTCCAACCAGCAGCCGGCATCGTGGCGTGAGGCGCGTCCCGCCGCCGTCATGCTGCTGTCCGGTCCCGAGGACTACCTGGCGTCGAAGGTCTCCGAGTCGATCCGGGCCCAGGTCCGCACCGCTCAGCCCGGGGCGGAGCTCGTCACTTTCGACGCCGGATCCTACGAGGCGGGCACACTGACCATGCACGCGAGCCCGTCACTGTTCGGTGACTGGAAGGTCATCGAGGTCGCAGGGCTGGCCCAGATGAATGATGCATTCCTGGTCGACGCGCTCGCCTACCTCACGGATCCCGCACCGGATGTCGTCCTGGTCATGCGTCACTCGGGCGGCAACCGCGGGAAGAAGCTGCTCGACGCGATCAAGGCCGTGGGTACCGTCATCGATTGCCAGCCCCTCAAGAAGGACGGCGAGAAAGCGGAATTCGTCACGACAGAGTTCCGGCTGGCGCGTCGTCGGATCGACCCGGACGCCGTGAGGGCGCTCGTCGCCGCCGTCGGGTCGCAGCTGCCGGAACTCGCGGCAGCCTGCCAGCAGCTCATGGCCGACTCCGCCGGCGATGTCTCCGCCGAGACGGTGGAGAAGTACTACGGCGGACGCGTGGAGGCTACGGGATTCAAGGTGGCCGACGCGGCGCTGGCGGGACGCACGGCCCAGGCGCTGTCCATGCTGCGGCACGCCCTCGCGACAGGCGCGGACCCGGTCCCGATCGTTGCCGCGCTCGCCATGAAGGTCCGTGCCGTCGCGAAGGTCCACGGCGTCAGGGGGTCCTCGATGCAGCTTGCGAAGGACCTGGGCATGGCCCCGTGGCAGGTCGACCAGGCGCGGAAGGAAGCCCAGCGCTTCAGCTCGGACGCCCTCGCACGTTCCATCCGAGCCCTCGCCGAGGCGGATGCCCAGGTCAAGGGCGAGTCGCGGGACCCGGTCTACGCCGTCGAGCGGGCCGTGACCGTCATCGCACTGGGGGACGGCTGA